In the Pocillopora verrucosa isolate sample1 chromosome 4, ASM3666991v2, whole genome shotgun sequence genome, TTGAGCTGTTCGGTCTTTTTTGGGTCGTGAATCATACTATTCGTGTGACATTCAATGACAGAATGTTGAATTACAGAGTAAAGATAGATTGTAGGAACCATGTAATTAgataaaattttatgttttacaTTTATCTTGCCGGTGTGTTTTATGTGTAGCGGAATATAGCCATATATTTTGGTCAGAGCGATATAAGAAATTACAGATCTGTCAAACACTTTAATTAGACGCGGTCAGGGGATTATGAAAACAAACACTCTGACATAAATTAAACTCAAACTACACTCACCGACTCGAATTATTGCGGCATTAGTCATCTTACTGTCTAAACAGAACACTTATGGATATTTGAGTAGGATCTAACATGCCTACTTTCAAGTGATGCATTTGTTTTCTCAGAAGGACAAAACatacaaattttcctttttttctctttaatttgttattCATGACGTTCTCGAGCTTTCTTAAAGTACATGTGGCAATAAATTTATGCCTTGGAAGTGTTGTGCTCTTACAAAAGAGCTATTGATAGTCAAATGACCCAAATTGTCAAAACAGAACAGATCAAAGGACACCAAGGGATCGATCCGTTGTTTGAAACATATTTCCGTAGCAGCCTTTCATTCTCTGCAATCAATAGCTGACCAACCTTCATTGACTGCATCGATAAGCGAATCAAGCCAAGAGTTTGCTAAAAACAGTTATGACATTTGTCCATTGTTGTTCGAAACAAGCGACCTAATTTTTCTGTAAATCTTACAAAGAGGCTCTTCTTTGCGTAAGCCCAAGATGAATATTTCCAAAGCACTTTTCGATTGTAGTGGGTCAACTTTTCCCGAATCGGAAAATGAAAGAGCCGTTTACGAACAGTTTTGCGGATGTACAATTCCTCCAGAATCATGGCACTCAATGGGCGAAGTGGTATTTAGTAAACTGTTCCTAATCATTTCAGTTTTAGGGAATACACTTGTTATATTCGTTCTACAACGAATGAAGCGCAGCGCACAATGCGGAGCCATGAAGCTGCTTATTCAACACTTGTGTTTGGCTGACATGGCCGTTTGCATCGTGTACAACATCAATGAAGCCATAGGAATCGATTCAGAGCACTCTAACACACCTGTTTGTAAGCTTATTGGTGGCTTTACATGGACTACACTCTCTGCTTCATCCTGTTTAATCTGTTGTGTTTCGCTGGAGCGTTACCTGGCTGTGGTGAAACCATTTGACTTTACACTTAACACACGTCGTACTGTGCTTATGATAATATTTTCATGGTATTATTCTCTCATGTTCACTCTGCCAGACTTTTATTTCCTTAAGAGGTTGGAAGCACCGTTTTGCGGCCGGGGATTAGTTCCATTTTGTTCGTACGACTTTTTTCGAGGTACTGATATAACGGTGATTCTGCTAATGACTCTTTCAGCCACGTTCCTAGTTCCGCTAGTTTTTATCGTGTTCACTAATGTCGCCGTTATTCATGCATT is a window encoding:
- the LOC131785364 gene encoding C-X-C chemokine receptor type 2-like — protein: MNISKALFDCSGSTFPESENERAVYEQFCGCTIPPESWHSMGEVVFSKLFLIISVLGNTLVIFVLQRMKRSAQCGAMKLLIQHLCLADMAVCIVYNINEAIGIDSEHSNTPVCKLIGGFTWTTLSASSCLICCVSLERYLAVVKPFDFTLNTRRTVLMIIFSWYYSLMFTLPDFYFLKRLEAPFCGRGLVPFCSYDFFRGTDITVILLMTLSATFLVPLVFIVFTNVAVIHALLRGQGSKLFSKFRHTADQRRRGVVLVVFLLTAIFVLCSVPFATYFFLIAVSVAVPREYAIVAYYLMLFNSTANAFVYSFFSAEFRRNCKELFLVVFRSFKRY